ACCACCTGGACAGCAGTCAGCTGCAAATCAAAGATCAATGGTCTTAGGTCTGTGCCCTGCACGACATACAGCTACGTTCACAATGTTTTTACAACATTTGTAGGAGCTTTGTATCGCTGACAAATTAGCTAGTAACTGAGATAAATCATAATACCGCAACATTAGAATATTCACACGGTTAAGGACCCCTTTGTTTGCTATAActcattgagagagagatggtttgACCATAAGCAGGCTTTGTCTCAGTACTTACTCTCTTTGCCCTCCCTGATCTGACAAGACTAGATATGTCGTGCAAAAGCTACGTGGCAGAAGCCTATCTTTGATAAGTCCAATCCGCACAAGTCCAATCCAGATGTTTTAACCTGGGATTCTTCCCAGGGTGCTCACCAATGACCAGCAGACACACTCACTGTGTGAGTATGCTGATGAGGATGATAGCGTAtagtatgtgtctgtatgtgactCACCTCTTTGGTCTTGGTCATCCTTCCATCCTTTTGCAGCCCACAGATTTGCTTCTGCAGCCTGAGGTTGTGTTCCTGGAGCTGACCAATCTTCTCAATGAGCTGGCAGATGTGCTCCAGGTAGCCCAGTCCGGAGCCAAGGGGGTTGGAGCTGGCCTGGTGGATCTGAGGAAATAGAGACCATTTGGTTGGTGAGTTTAGTCATTAGGGCTCTGTAGGGCTACAAAAATGAAACTTTACTGCTGAGAACTAGTGGTCAAAGGTATTTGGTCAAATGATTCCAGAGGTTTATATCACCATGTCATTCCTGATAACCAGATTAAAGAAAGGGCTACTGATTTACTGATCCCTAATCCACAAAATGTTCCTGTGTGATAAAAATATCTTTACGTCCTCTGAAATTCTTGGGTCCAGATATAACATCGACCTTAATGGTGACCCATATATCGGTGGATTTAACAAGGTGACGTTTGATGAATGGTGTAACCTGCCAGGCAGGTTCTCCATCCACTCTGATATTCAACACATTTTCATTTTATTCCATTTTTATCATAGTCCTGTTTTTTTGTGGGATATTTTTTTGACTTACAAAACACTGTTACATGTGAACCATGTAGACGGAGTCTGTTTTACTACTCCGAATCATTGTTCAGACTCGTAAATACATTCCCCCGCTGCCGCGTGGGCCACTCGTCTTCACCTAGCTTCCTGTCATCGTTGACCGGGAGGAGACGAGTCAGAAAGTCTGAAAGGGATTACGTGCGACTCATATGAATTCATCTTAGGGTCTCGCCTCATCGTGACGGTGTTGCATAATCTATCGACATACCGTAGTGGCAGTGCATACGTTTCTAATCGTCTGATGGATGGTAACGGCGGGTGGTGGTTTTATTCCCATGGTAGTTATGAAGATGTTCAAATTTAAACATCAAATTGCCATTGGCTGGAGATGGGTAGGGGAAAGGTCTGCGATGACAATGTGAGATATAGTGCCTTTGGAGGGGTGGAACAGAGGTTAAGTCATTGCCTTTGGTGTGGGAACACAAAGTCAGGTGTGTGccatttatttgtttgtttgttttatggTGTGACCTTTAGCCCGAGAGGCGCAGATGCTCACGTTTGCAGAAATATGAAAATGACATTTTGAGCAAATATTTATACAATCGTCCACCATTCCACAGTGTCCAAACAAAAGCAGGAAGTAAGCTCAGGTCGAAGCCTTTCTCCACCCAGAAGGCTTTTCCGTGCCACTTCTGTGAAACTCCAGTAAGGGCCGTGTCCACTAATGGAAACGCAGGCCAAACAATGGGACAAAAAGTCATAACAGTCAGGAGAACTGACATCACTCATTTCCTCCGACGGAGAAATTAACCTTCTACCCATGACACACGGTCTTGACTTACTACTCATTTCCCAGACAGTGGTTTTGAAGCATTACTTTTTGTCAATGGCTCATGGAGACGTCCAGTACTGTCCTAGCTCTCCCCTTATCTCCCCAGATATGCAGGTGTCTGGCCAGGGCCTCAGCGATGATATGTCGGGTGGACAGTGAATTGGTGCCTGTTCCTGGAGCCTGTAGCCTGGCCATCCCAGCTCTGTTTTACAGGGGTTCAATTAAGATAAGGAGGAGATTCCTCCTAACACACAGTAAGTCATGGGCAGAGGATATGAGACAGGCAGTCATTAGCAGTCTTCCTGGCAGAGGCGGTGATGGAAGCAGGTTGGGACTGATCTTATCACCCCTCCATGGCCCTCCTGGTCCCCCGTGGGTCAGGGAAGGGGactagaggggaaaagagagagggaagatatgCCCCCACTCCCTTCCTCAGAACTTCCTCTGGCCCCTTATGTTGTGAGGAGGTAACAATGTTTCAGACGTGGGAATCGCTGACGTGTGGAGGAAATGCCAGGCTTTGGCCTAGTTAGTGAATTACTTTTCACTTGGCTCTTTCCTTTAATGTTGTGAGAGTGTGAaatagagagaaaggagaggtgcaTGTGTTAAAATGGCATTTATGGGCAGGTCCATTTTCCAAAGCAAATACACAAGACCATCCATTGCCTTGACAATGAGAAACATATATGAAAAAAATAACTGTggattatttttctatttttcatATCATACAGTATCTAATGATTTTATTAATTTAGCAGACATTTATCCCAAGCGTCAGCATACATGGGAATCAAACTCACAACCCCGGCGTCGCAAGTGCCATGCCCTACCAAGTGAGCCAGACGCAACATAGAAAATATGAGCATGATATGCCAACATATCAAAGTTGTGGAAAACTGAGACTCTCCTCGGGTCTTGGTTCTGGACATTCCACTGCGTCTACTGCATCAAAAAATACTTTCCTAAACAGGACAGCGTTGGAAAGGAATTAGCCGTCAGATGTGGGATGCACACAGAGATAGATTGAAAGACAGAGattgggagaaagacagagagagggagaaaagtatGTGCTGTACACGTTTACTCGTTTTCTATCCAGAAAGCCCCATTCATTTTCAGCACATACAGTCTGGGGAGAGAGTTGAGATAATATTCTTGCCTCTCTGCTTCGTTGTTTATCTCCCAAGCCACTCTCTGGGGAACACTATGTGTGTCAGTGCTGGCTCTGTCAAACTTTGACAGGAAAAGGGGATCTTGAGGatttacagagagacagaatgtaTGACGTAATTCCGATAAGGTAAAAatgccgacaaggtaaaaatctgtcgttcggcccctgaacaaggcagttgacccactgttccctggtaggccgtcattataaataagaatttgttcttaactgacttgcctagttaaataaagttgaaataaaaacatttgatGGGTGGTGAGATTAACAACCCTAATGATGCTAGCTACCTGTCTCAATTAGCCACCAACCACACCTTACCAAAACGCTGGTCTACCTCAGTAGCTCTTACTACCTGCCAACAATAACCAGAATAAGTCCTTGGGTGTCTTGCATCAATTCAGGAGCTATACGTCTCATGTACTCTACAGATGCCTTGAGCCAAAGGGCATAAAGGAACGAGCACCACAATACACACAGACCGGCTCATCATGAACAGATGAATCAGTGGAATGCATCTGAAGCCCCTAGGAAGTGTGCTTGGTACTGTACATTATGTGCATGTTTATGGGCTGCAGCTGGGGAATTCGACAGGACCACCATTTTAATTAACCCGGAGTTGCCGTCTTCCCCGGTCTTCATTATTTTATGACACCATATTCCACAGTGTTCCACACATCCTTCAACGGAGGGGAAAATATGCTTTGAATACCCTGTGGTTCCTCCTTTGGATAGAGGCACGCTGAAGATCAGACGGATAGCTAAACACATCCATATGATAAACCTCTTCTCCTCATGGTGAAATGTGTCTGCGCTGCACTCTGCACTGCCCTGCAGCCCTGTCGCTATAGTAGAAGGCACTGTTATTGGTTACTAACTTACATTACTGTTTTCATGTTCAGCATGCGTAGGGAATGATGTTCTTTTCAAAACATTTGATTGACAGACCATCTTGAGGCCATCATACCACTTACAACTATAAaacaggggcagagggagagagagagagtctttgaTGTTTTTGActgagggtggggtgggggggcttCCAATATCTAAATTCCTGGGGCCACAGAGCCCCATTTGGCAGGCAAAGGAATGGCATTATTAGCTGTGGTGacaagtgatgatgatgatgatgaagaggttTACCGCCGGACTGCCTGTCAGCAATACACCTCTAAAGTAAGCCACGGAAGGGCCCCCAAAAATAACCGCCACCCGCTGGTAGCCGGCTGTTCCCTTAAAGGGGCCCTAGAGGCTATCAAAGGGGCTTTATCTAGGTAAATATGTGAGTAATTTGAGCAATTTGACACCTGTTTGATGCGTCCAGGTAGACCGTCCATCTCTGGGCCCAGGGAGCGGCAAGAcccagatgagagagagagagagagagagagagagagaagggagctggctggctggctggttctcCAGGACAATATCACCACAGTCATCTGCACAGTCACTCAGCACAGATGAACAGGTGCTGTTTGACATGCGGCAGCATGAAATAGGCCCCCGCACTGTAACACATGCCCTCTCCACCTTTCCTTTCAGTCTGTAAGCTACTAGGCCCTGTGTTAAGATTCCCCTGCTGTATGCCATAATACAGCCTTGTCTTCACTGGGTCTTTGAACGTGACATTGTTGTGAAAGGTCtttgagggagagatggggaagtaTGTGTTAAGAGGTGCCGGCTTTGAAGTATGGCCTAGTTTTTCTAATTTGGCCACCTCAAATTCTTGAAAAGATTAGTTTGCTCATTAATATTGGATTGTTGAACATTTTGTGTATCGTGTAAAGGATGTGAGATCAACTAACAGCTCGTGTGTCATCCAAGATAGGATCTGAGGAGATACCCATCTGTGTCCTGGGAAATTGTCAAAAGGTCACAGATGTCATGGGCATCACTTTCACCTTGCCTTGCTTGACACAGCACACCAAACTGTCCACGGTAAACTTTTATAGCTCACGTATCCCTTATTGCCTAAATAAATGGATGACTAGGCTACTTACAGTGAAATAAATGTTACGCAGATTTTTGGGGGAGAAGATCAAAGCATCTCAGACGAAACGCTCATCTTCAGTCAAAACCAAAATCGACCAGACATTCAGATGAGAGAGCATTTGACACCGTATCaaagacagagctgagagctgatAGTGATGTGTACAGCAGCGCGTCAAACAGGTTATTATCGGTTGGCAATCCTCTACAGCTGTCAGGTGCAGCTCTACAAGACAACACTGTTTTCTCGTTTGGAACATGAAAAATAAGATATACATTTTTTCCAAACATGAATGAAAGCACAGCTGTCATTCACAAGCTTTCATTAGGGAACGTGCCTCTACTGGTCCTTTTGAACGGGTAAAGTAGCTTTTTGTTGCTCAACTATCTCACTAAGGACAAGTTGAGGTCATAGCTATCTTtttatttgtacctttatttaatgaggcaagtcagttaagaacaaattcttattttcaatgacggcctaggaacagtgagttaactgccttgttcaggggcagaacaacagatttgtaccttgtcagctcggggattcaatcttgcaacctttcggttactagtccaacgctctaatcactaggctacctgccgcccctataatGGAGGTTCAGTATGAGAATACTGTATTTATTAATTTTTTACCCATAATTAGAGATTTAAGCTGTGCTGTTTGTAAAATCAACAAGCACTTATGTTATAACAGCGTGATGTTATCTTATTGCAATAATGTGATGAGGTGGTCTAATCTAGCACCTACTTGTAAACGCAAAGACAAAGTTTAGTCATTTCTCTCGAAATACACCCAAATTCCCTGAAATACTCTCCTGCCCATAGAGATACTTTCCTAGAGCCGTGTTCTCGTTAGAGGTTCCATGATTAGCTGCTGACATAGAGACTGGGAAGGGTTGGTAATCAGGGATAATTAGGGAGCGTAAAGATCTTtgttgtccaccacccaaaatcCATCAAACTACTGAGGGCATCATGTTTAAATTAGTGAGAAGTCACTAAAGTATCCCTGGTTTGAATCATTTTAAGAGATGTGTGTTTTTCATATGAATGAAAAATGAGGTCCTTGATTCTGTTCAAGTAGCCAACACACTTAATGCTGCAGATGAAAGTACAGAGATGGCATAGCTACAACACATTTCCCCATCAATAAACCTTCATCTTTTATACATAAAACAGAATATAAAACATTGGGAGTAAATACCAAGTGTGGGGGGCGGGGATATCTTTACCTCACTCAGTCTACAGCATTCCTCCATATACTCCTCTAGGCTGTCGCTCGTCGTGCTTTTCCTCAGAGGACGCTGCTCAAAGTTAACTCCTGTCATATCATCACAGGCCCCTGTAGAGCACTGGCTCTTGGACCTTGTGTTCTCTGAGTTGATCCCGTCAGTCACAGCCCTGTTCTCACCCAGCGCCTCTGAAACCTTGTCACTGTCCTCAGCAGTGTCCTTCAAGGCCCTGTGTTGGGCCCTCTCCATATGTATGTCCTTCTTAGTTATATGAAGGTCTAccctctcaacctctgtgttgAGTTCAGCCCCCAACTCCACAGTATTACACTCCAGCACAGCATTGTCTACAGTCGTACATGGTGTGTCTCTTATATCCTCTTTTTGTTTGGTGTCAGAGCATTGTTCAATGGTGAGGAGTGGACCTGGGGTAGGGACAGGAGTATTGAGGTTACAGGAGTCATAGGAGGGTTCCCGGCTGTGGACCACAAAGCTCTGCTCTGAGCCGGTGGGTGTGGACGGAGAGTTGGTTCCACTGGGCAGTTCCACTCCAGAGTCCTCCGACTCAAACTTGTACAGCATGGGAAGCTTAGAGTCTGAGAAAATGTCAGAGAGGTAGCCTGAGTTTGACTCCATCAGGGGCTTTCCAGGCATGTTATCCAGATCAGCATTCCCCTTCAAGCCTTTGACAGGCTCTGAGATGTCCTGCTCAGATACTGACATGGAGATAGTGGATGAAGAATCATCAGCGTTGTTGAGGAGCTTCTCATGGAAGTTGTTGAAGAGCTTCATCTTGGTCAAGACAACCTCATTATCCAGCACATTGTCCCCCTTCCCTGTGAATAATGAAAAGCACAATTAGTAAAGCAGTTTTTTTTTTGCGCATTTACCCGAGTTGCCTATTTCGAGTGTTCCCACAAGTGACTTGAATTTCACTCACAATTATCCCCaatgaaataaaaatgtatgtGAGTGTACGCCAGTTTTCAAGTGTTGCATAGCAGTCCACTCTAAGGGCTACAACAATACCATATGCCAGAAAGCTTCAGGTGCACTGAAGGGACGGTGAAGCAAAAAGTGAACTCTTTCAGATTACAAAATGTACTTTTCTTGACCAGAGACATAGAATACCTGAGAACGCCACTAACATCTAATTACAACATCTCTTTCTTAAGGACAGTGGATGTCAAGAGTAAATGTAAGACTGGAGCCGCTCAGGTATTTGAAATAATCTCTTTTCTTGTGTAAGCAGGAGGATGGTGTTTTTGTTCCAAAGGACTCACAGTTGCATGTCCAATTCCTTTGACCATGAATGACAGATGTACTCTCAAAATATACATCTAAGAGGTATTTGAGGATCTTCCAATGAAACCTGAAGGTTTTACACAAACCAGCATTCTTTAACCTGGGCGTACACAGGACACACACTATTTAAACGTGCCCCACACTGGACTGTCCAGCTTGTCCAGTTTAATACTATGATGGGGTGCATTCATATGTGACATCTCCTCTTTCTCGACACGGGCAATCTGATACTCCTCTGTGTCAATCAAACATTTCCCCCCCTTACTTTGAATTCCAAAACAACAAACTTACATAACACCATCTCCTAGAGGTCTTCATGGGTCCACACTAACCCGAATACCCGAGACCCAACCCGAGCTGGTCCAAAATTCTAACTTTTCCTTCCAGTCAATGTCGGGTCCTGTTTGATTGTCATTGGGTCTATGTAACTACAGCTGATAGACCTGAATAGCCCCGAATGAACCCGAACACGGCTCTGCATAGCCTATAGCATATTTATTTGACGCTAATAGGGTGAATGTATTGTTGTATAAAAGGCTTAGCCAACAtattgttacgttccccagtttctgtgttgtggtttgtgtatttgtatgtatttcaggaaatggcttcctggaaacccccaagcagctgattggtcgacctcatggctaattggagctgaccccgccccccgTCAGGATACATTAGACTCATTCTACAGCTATAAAAGCCAATGTTCTGTTGCTCAGAAAAGGAGGTGATTGCTGAGCGAAGAGAGATGAGGGTGATATCatgtgttggttgttgttagGAGAGCGATGAgtagtgtgtcctgtgttggttgagagagagagctgattgGTTATGTCTGTTATGTGTCAATAGGATGCAGTGTTTTGATTATTGAAATTGTTTTTGTTATTCTgtttttgttcccaggggggaaggggaaggcacctagggagtgcttaggcaagaggcctgcgggcatacataACCCGTAGTAGTtcactgtctatgcacactaggtaagacctgggtggaccaGCCCTTGTATTTTGGTTAGTACACCAGGTGGTGctagttaggtaagtagtgggtaggcaggtaaggtaggagaagGGGCTTTgatatttactttctttgcttaggttccgtccagccccttttccccaaaaATGACCGTGTGACGGAATAAATTCCCTGTAAATGGTCATTCTCTGccttttgtcatccttactcgcacctacagtcccatacctctttcactccacggggagttgagttgtagcagggtgttgcgttccctcttcctaGAGGCGTACGTAACACGTTAAGACCTATTCATTAACCAGAAGAGCAACTTGGCTGATAAACATATTGTTTTTGTCACTCGGGTCTAAGTCAatggattatatatatatatatactctagaTAACTAATAGGGGCCGCTGTGTTGAAACCAccatgcctccatcttggcatACTTTTAAAGTATATTATGTGaggtaaacatttttttatttttttatttatgaaGACATTAGAGATTACtaatgttactgttcccactacaACAAGAAAAATACTTATACATGTAATTTTGTCTTTAAAACATTTCATggaaaatactgtagaattccattctttCCCATGGAAgactgctcctactggggagtgccaatatggccgacctgtggcttcaaagcctctcagtGAACACGTTTACATGCGCACAGTATTCTGCATAGTAGCTGGACCTTTGATATCCCACTCATGAGTTTCCCTGTATCcaaaaataaacagaatattcTTAATTTAAATGAATATGGAttaaatggaatagtaactgaaatttggacactgactgtaggtctataacctctcacacgtagcataatataatattaactcctgcagaattatgCACTTCTCTCAGTAAAATgataaatgttcattttgtttcaggaacaggagtggagaaatatgatttctttctttcagtATCCCCTAAGAAAATGTGAATGCGCACATGTAAATGTGTTATCTTTGACACTGTTATGCAAGCagacagtatttcaaccacataaaatatgcacccAAGATGAGTTGAAGTCCTATCAGAAaggtatttcatagttttctcAGCTTTTCATTTCCTTAAAACCGGTAAAACGTATGACATTTGGACATTTTACACAGGACCAATCTGTTTTGGAGTTATTGCGTTTTTCTCCCCGGTGCCTAAATGAAACAGTCAACTTTACAGGTGTTGACAAGATTTCTAATGCATTCATTCTATCGATGTAAGAGATTATTCTGGTGAGCACTACTTTATTTAGCCTTCTGGGTCAACAAGTTGTGACAGAAGAAAAAATGAATTTATCTAACTGTAGCTGACAATCAAATGGCCTGCCTAATGTCAGAAATTATAAATCAGAAAGTTGTCTAGATATGGGGTGAAAGTAGCCAGTAGGCTATAC
The Oncorhynchus nerka isolate Pitt River linkage group LG28, Oner_Uvic_2.0, whole genome shotgun sequence genome window above contains:
- the LOC115113269 gene encoding uncharacterized protein LOC115113269, with protein sequence MSQGRTKASMVFSWQKSFAILNPWRKGKGDNVLDNEVVLTKMKLFNNFHEKLLNNADDSSSTISMSVSEQDISEPVKGLKGNADLDNMPGKPLMESNSGYLSDIFSDSKLPMLYKFESEDSGVELPSGTNSPSTPTGSEQSFVVHSREPSYDSCNLNTPVPTPGPLLTIEQCSDTKQKEDIRDTPCTTVDNAVLECNTVELGAELNTEVERVDLHITKKDIHMERAQHRALKDTAEDSDKVSEALGENRAVTDGINSENTRSKSQCSTGACDDMTGVNFEQRPLRKSTTSDSLEEYMEECCRLSEIHQASSNPLGSGLGYLEHICQLIEKIGQLQEHNLRLQKQICGLQKDGRMTKTKEDFFLQHCSCGTAGLAFHEQKRHSRSEFLTTSVSGTLSDLSTIPEVTHHTGLTARGESDQGGCQPLVPLWKRGLNRMSYTEGDTRSYLSDSTEGLSAPHRRLSENYTWGRVKDLVKKTKLRNQSRLGQTSTSLKRSCPQLYRPDLGPVDLPGRNRNSMIALGHQNKLDFQWPR